One Setaria italica strain Yugu1 chromosome II, Setaria_italica_v2.0, whole genome shotgun sequence DNA segment encodes these proteins:
- the LOC101781002 gene encoding uncharacterized protein LOC101781002 isoform X2, with the protein MSLAAAGARASLLPSPLAASSSLPRLLALPPRHRRPHGSLASPPAAGRRRRLRVRMARTESTGVAVGFRAPEFELPEPLTGKLWTLDDFEGNPALLVMFICNHCPFVKHLKKDIAKLTSFYMEKGLGAVAISSNSIRTHPQDGPECMAEEAKLFKYPFPYLYDESQEVAKAFRAVCTPEFYLFKKDGRRFFELFYHGQFDDSRPSNNVPVTGRDLSRAIDCALSGQELPFVEKPCVGCSIKWHP; encoded by the exons ATgtcccttgccgccgccggcgcgcgggcctcccttctcccctcccccctcgcgGCCTCCTCGTCCCTCCCGCGGCTCCTCGCGCTcccgccccgccaccgccgcccgcacggctccctcgcctcgccgccggccgcgggcaGGCGGCGCCGGCTCCGGGTGCGCATGGCCAGGACAGAGTCcaccggcgtcgccgtcggcttCCGCGCGCCGGAGTTCGAG CTCCCGGAGCCACTGACGGGGAAGCTCTGGACATTGGATGATTTTGAGGGCAACCCCGCACTGCTG GTTATGTTCATATGCAATCACTGTCCATTTGTAAAACATCTGAAAAAGGATATTGCAAAGCTCACCTCTTTCTATATGGAA AAAGGACTTGGTGCTGTTGCCATATCGTCGAACTCAATAAGGACACATCCCCAG GATGGTCCAGAATGCATGGCTGAAGAAGCAAAATTGTTCAAATATCCTTTCCCATATCTTTATGATGAG TCTCAAGAAGTAGctaaagctttcagagcagtcTGCACGCCAGAGTTTTACTTGTTTAAAAAG GATGGACGAAGGTTTTTTGAACTTTTCTACCATGGACAGTTCGATGATTCGAGACCCAGTAACAATGTGCCAGTAACTGGAAG GGATCTAAGCCGTGCAATTGACTGTGCGCTCAGTGGCCAAGAATTGCCTTTTGTAGAAAAACCTTG TGTTGGATGCAGCATCAAGTGGCACCCATGA
- the LOC101781002 gene encoding uncharacterized protein LOC101781002 isoform X1, with protein sequence MSLAAAGARASLLPSPLAASSSLPRLLALPPRHRRPHGSLASPPAAGRRRRLRVRMARTESTGVAVGFRAPEFELPEPLTGKLWTLDDFEGNPALLVMFICNHCPFVKHLKKDIAKLTSFYMEKGLGAVAISSNSIRTHPQDGPECMAEEAKLFKYPFPYLYDESQEVAKAFRAVCTPEFYLFKKQDGRRFFELFYHGQFDDSRPSNNVPVTGRDLSRAIDCALSGQELPFVEKPCVGCSIKWHP encoded by the exons ATgtcccttgccgccgccggcgcgcgggcctcccttctcccctcccccctcgcgGCCTCCTCGTCCCTCCCGCGGCTCCTCGCGCTcccgccccgccaccgccgcccgcacggctccctcgcctcgccgccggccgcgggcaGGCGGCGCCGGCTCCGGGTGCGCATGGCCAGGACAGAGTCcaccggcgtcgccgtcggcttCCGCGCGCCGGAGTTCGAG CTCCCGGAGCCACTGACGGGGAAGCTCTGGACATTGGATGATTTTGAGGGCAACCCCGCACTGCTG GTTATGTTCATATGCAATCACTGTCCATTTGTAAAACATCTGAAAAAGGATATTGCAAAGCTCACCTCTTTCTATATGGAA AAAGGACTTGGTGCTGTTGCCATATCGTCGAACTCAATAAGGACACATCCCCAG GATGGTCCAGAATGCATGGCTGAAGAAGCAAAATTGTTCAAATATCCTTTCCCATATCTTTATGATGAG TCTCAAGAAGTAGctaaagctttcagagcagtcTGCACGCCAGAGTTTTACTTGTTTAAAAAG CAGGATGGACGAAGGTTTTTTGAACTTTTCTACCATGGACAGTTCGATGATTCGAGACCCAGTAACAATGTGCCAGTAACTGGAAG GGATCTAAGCCGTGCAATTGACTGTGCGCTCAGTGGCCAAGAATTGCCTTTTGTAGAAAAACCTTG TGTTGGATGCAGCATCAAGTGGCACCCATGA